In Thermoplasmatales archaeon, a genomic segment contains:
- a CDS encoding Dna2/Cas4 domain-containing protein, translating into MFVSAGDLEKYAYCPLSWWLSREHKTTSAEGVRRDKEIKNEILEIKEKEEKIKLYNLITTFFSVSASIVAILGIIFLYSKLEMVWLYLFLIISLLWLFNSSLFFYKSLKTIDAIRPYYEKIVLISSIIAIIVALFAIFFFFPKNENFSRFLEILALFWIISANIFFYRTLAFSEKIIEKKIKYMPLKGEIVYVGKDKPSEELISKNYGIRGTPDYIIKIDDDYIPIEEKSCILNYPLLHHVIQLMAYCIIVEENYGKTPYGILRYTGKEFKIPYEERWKNRVIDYVNAMKRDIERNEAHRNHNKKIKCSNCLRREWCPEKLD; encoded by the coding sequence ATGTTTGTATCTGCTGGGGATTTAGAAAAATATGCCTATTGCCCTCTTTCCTGGTGGCTGAGCAGGGAGCATAAGACAACCTCTGCTGAAGGAGTAAGAAGAGATAAAGAAATAAAGAACGAGATTTTGGAGATAAAGGAAAAAGAGGAAAAAATAAAGTTATATAATCTTATTACAACATTTTTTTCAGTATCCGCTTCAATAGTTGCAATTCTTGGGATAATATTTTTATATTCAAAACTTGAAATGGTATGGCTGTATCTTTTCCTGATAATTTCCTTGCTATGGCTTTTTAACTCTTCCTTATTTTTTTATAAATCCCTCAAAACAATAGATGCAATAAGGCCTTATTATGAAAAAATAGTTCTAATATCTTCAATAATAGCAATAATTGTTGCATTATTTGCCATATTTTTTTTCTTCCCAAAAAATGAAAATTTTAGCAGATTTTTAGAAATATTAGCTCTTTTCTGGATAATTTCTGCGAATATATTCTTTTATAGAACATTAGCTTTTTCTGAAAAAATTATTGAAAAGAAAATAAAGTATATGCCATTAAAGGGAGAAATTGTATATGTTGGGAAAGATAAGCCATCTGAGGAATTAATTTCAAAAAATTATGGAATAAGGGGAACACCTGACTACATAATAAAAATAGATGATGATTATATACCTATTGAAGAAAAATCCTGCATATTAAATTACCCTCTTCTCCATCATGTAATACAATTGATGGCATACTGCATTATTGTTGAAGAAAATTATGGAAAAACTCCTTATGGCATTCTTCGCTACACTGGAAAGGAATTTAAAATACCCTATGAAGAAAGATGGAAAAATAGAGTAATCGATTATGTAAATGCAATGAAAAGAGACATTGAAAGGAATGAAGCTCACAGAAACCATAACAAAAAAATAAAATGCTCAAACTGCTTGCGAAGAGAGTGGTGCCCAGAAAAACTCGATTAA
- a CDS encoding DUF362 domain-containing protein gives MKSKVAIVRNENIYEATFRALDYLEYDLKGKVLIKPNLTLDVPIQRRACTNPQVIDALIDAIRNFNGEAFVGESSMVGCDTLKAYEKSGLKEVCERKKVKFIDFNRCEPVRVKINGEFLKEIVVAKEIFEFDKIISAPVMKTHVLTGVTLGMKNMKGLQYGNEKIRLHRKGIKMLHIGIVDINIAFKPYLTVIDASYAQDGEGPVAGNVKKMDLVVASRDVVSADATACKIMEINPYSVYHIKRGEEKGLGKIKDVELKGEKIKDVREKFENPVKSNRVKYWVFDFGMVFASKLKGKLGEEGYRVIAELMRTKPFISHDCRKCGRCYEICHQKAIENFKINHDKCVACMICMEACPFNAIKLEKISIIEGVREISKFALKSLRKQ, from the coding sequence TTGAAAAGCAAAGTTGCAATTGTAAGAAATGAAAACATATATGAAGCAACTTTTAGAGCTCTTGACTATTTAGAATATGATTTGAAAGGCAAGGTACTTATAAAGCCAAATCTTACACTTGATGTCCCAATTCAAAGAAGGGCATGCACAAATCCACAGGTAATAGATGCTCTTATTGATGCTATAAGGAATTTTAATGGAGAAGCTTTTGTTGGAGAAAGCTCAATGGTTGGATGCGATACATTAAAAGCTTATGAAAAAAGTGGTTTAAAAGAAGTATGTGAAAGGAAAAAAGTTAAGTTCATTGATTTCAATAGATGCGAGCCAGTAAGGGTTAAAATAAATGGAGAATTTTTGAAGGAAATTGTTGTTGCCAAGGAAATTTTTGAATTTGATAAGATAATTTCTGCTCCAGTAATGAAAACACATGTCCTTACAGGAGTAACTCTCGGGATGAAAAATATGAAGGGCTTGCAATATGGAAATGAAAAAATAAGATTGCATAGGAAAGGAATTAAAATGCTCCATATTGGGATAGTGGATATAAACATCGCCTTCAAGCCTTATCTTACGGTAATAGACGCAAGTTATGCGCAAGACGGCGAGGGCCCCGTTGCAGGCAATGTGAAAAAGATGGATTTGGTTGTTGCAAGCAGGGATGTGGTTTCTGCGGATGCTACCGCGTGCAAAATTATGGAGATAAATCCGTATAGCGTATATCATATAAAGAGAGGAGAAGAAAAGGGGCTTGGAAAAATTAAAGATGTTGAGCTTAAAGGAGAAAAAATAAAAGATGTAAGAGAGAAGTTTGAAAATCCTGTAAAAAGTAATAGGGTAAAATACTGGGTATTTGATTTTGGAATGGTATTTGCTTCTAAGTTAAAAGGAAAGCTCGGGGAAGAGGGTTATAGAGTTATAGCGGAATTGATGAGAACAAAGCCATTTATAAGCCATGATTGCAGAAAATGCGGAAGGTGCTATGAGATATGCCATCAAAAAGCAATAGAGAATTTTAAGATAAATCATGATAAATGTGTTGCCTGCATGATATGTATGGAAGCATGTCCGTTTAATGCAATAAAACTAGAAAAAATTTCTATTATAGAAGGGGTGAGAGAGATTTCAAAATTTGCCTTAAAATCTTTAAGAAAGCAATAG
- a CDS encoding lamin tail domain-containing protein yields the protein MKFSAIFILLLICNITFLANGNILIKEVYYYARPNRNNEYICIINTGEDTSLEGWYITIDPSKDFSEQRKILLPDIVIGKGEKIYLTQNGTSFKMETCFEANFEWNDCSYLPDLKKSGNFVLSNSGGVICLKDKLNNTVDVVVYGNAYFDEGWEGKSIDEVKEGVVLRRKDNIDTNTSLDWEYNRTYIIGQSDFPPFVGSANKAIIFCSPDCSYSVIEKEIRNASEMKINLYLFTNPFIADLIEKSGASIKLLLDGNTVGGIPMEERYIAYNLNNSGLVRYMRGNEKEGIYKRYKYNHAKYAIIDDSKVIITSANWGKSGIPINSSYGNREWGIIIYDEKIASFLSIVFEYDWNPSMQDSIEFDENSFTHGKPPNDYSISYFIPKGDYIPKFNPLVINSSFNYTVILCPDNAEEEIIKLIDSAKNRIFVEQNYIYKDWGNDLNPLLKKFIEKNESGVEVRIILDHYYYEETKIKNEETKNFLKNIEVKLSDFLPIHNKGMIVDDKVLISSINWGENSFRSNREVGIIIESEEIAKYFEEIFWYDWNFKIEEKEEKDYKLIIIPSLFIGTFILLYLYWRR from the coding sequence ATGAAATTCTCCGCTATTTTCATTTTGCTTCTTATTTGCAATATTACTTTTTTAGCAAATGGTAATATACTGATAAAAGAAGTTTATTATTATGCACGCCCGAACAGGAATAATGAATATATATGCATAATAAACACAGGAGAAGATACATCTCTTGAAGGATGGTATATAACTATTGATCCGTCAAAAGATTTTAGTGAGCAGAGAAAAATATTACTTCCAGATATAGTTATAGGAAAAGGAGAGAAAATTTATCTTACTCAGAATGGAACATCTTTTAAAATGGAAACCTGCTTTGAGGCAAATTTTGAATGGAATGATTGTTCTTACTTGCCCGATTTAAAAAAATCGGGAAACTTTGTTCTTTCAAATAGTGGAGGGGTGATATGTTTAAAGGATAAATTAAATAATACGGTTGATGTAGTTGTTTATGGAAATGCATATTTTGATGAAGGATGGGAAGGGAAAAGCATAGATGAGGTAAAAGAAGGGGTTGTATTACGGAGAAAAGATAATATTGATACAAATACAAGTTTGGATTGGGAATATAATAGGACTTACATAATCGGGCAATCTGATTTTCCCCCATTTGTAGGATCTGCAAATAAAGCAATAATTTTTTGTTCTCCAGATTGCTCCTACAGTGTGATTGAAAAAGAAATAAGAAATGCAAGTGAAATGAAGATTAACTTATATCTGTTTACAAATCCATTTATTGCAGATTTAATTGAAAAATCTGGAGCAAGTATAAAGCTACTTTTAGACGGCAATACGGTAGGAGGAATACCGATGGAGGAGAGATATATTGCATATAATTTAAACAATAGCGGGCTTGTAAGATATATGAGAGGAAATGAAAAAGAGGGAATATATAAAAGGTATAAATATAACCATGCAAAATATGCAATAATAGATGATTCTAAGGTTATAATAACATCCGCGAACTGGGGCAAGAGTGGCATACCCATCAACTCCTCTTATGGCAATAGAGAATGGGGAATAATAATTTATGATGAAAAAATTGCAAGCTTTCTTTCAATTGTTTTTGAATATGACTGGAACCCTTCAATGCAGGACAGCATAGAATTTGATGAAAATAGCTTTACCCATGGTAAGCCTCCCAATGATTATTCAATAAGCTATTTTATACCAAAAGGAGATTATATTCCAAAATTCAATCCTTTGGTTATTAATTCTTCTTTTAACTATACAGTTATTCTCTGTCCAGATAATGCGGAAGAAGAGATAATTAAGTTGATAGATTCAGCAAAAAATAGAATTTTTGTTGAGCAGAATTATATATATAAAGATTGGGGAAATGATTTAAATCCTTTATTGAAGAAATTTATTGAAAAAAATGAAAGTGGTGTTGAAGTAAGGATAATACTTGATCATTATTACTACGAAGAAACAAAAATAAAAAATGAGGAAACAAAAAATTTTTTAAAAAATATTGAAGTAAAACTCTCTGATTTTTTGCCAATTCATAATAAGGGCATGATTGTTGATGATAAAGTGCTAATTTCTTCTATAAATTGGGGTGAAAATTCTTTTAGGAGTAATAGAGAAGTTGGGATAATAATTGAGAGCGAGGAAATTGCCAAATATTTTGAGGAAATTTTCTGGTATGACTGGAACTTTAAGATAGAGGAAAAGGAAGAAAAGGATTACAAATTAATAATAATTCCTTCCCTATTCATTGGGACATTTATTTTGTTATACCTTTATTGGAGGAGATAA
- a CDS encoding RtcB family protein — protein MWNGPLNKIDDYRYEIPKSYKGIDGKLNMKVPGMIYALPEMLPSIRKDNAPEQTANVATLPGIVGKSLAMPDIHWGYGFPIGGVAATEYEEGVISPGGVGFDINCGVRLVRTDIKVERINKNIIRELTDELFKNIPSGVGSEAKVKLNRSQLDDVLQMGAKWAVENGYGWEEDLEYLEENGCMEEASSDAVSDKAKERGMSQVGSLGAGNHFLEIQKVEDIFDENAAKIYGIEKNQIVVMIHTGSRGCGHQICTDYLHVLEQAVRKYKIELPDRQLACAPLKSREGEQYFKAMACAANFAWANRQMIVHWVRQSFEKVFKEDAGDLGMKIVYDVCHNIAKIEEHEVDGKKMRVCVHRKGATRSFGPDSPDIPTKYQSIGQPVLIPGDMGSESYLLKGTKKAEEAFGSTCHGAGRVMSREEAKRRWRGTEIAKMLEEKGIYAHPASMVVMAEESPDAYKDVSMVVNATHGAGLSLKVARMVPLGVVKG, from the coding sequence ATGTGGAACGGACCATTAAATAAAATAGACGATTATAGATATGAAATACCGAAAAGCTATAAGGGAATAGATGGAAAACTCAATATGAAAGTTCCAGGAATGATTTATGCATTGCCTGAAATGCTTCCTTCTATAAGAAAGGATAATGCCCCGGAGCAAACCGCAAATGTTGCAACACTCCCAGGAATAGTTGGCAAATCTCTTGCAATGCCAGATATACATTGGGGCTACGGCTTTCCGATAGGAGGGGTGGCAGCTACAGAATATGAAGAAGGAGTGATATCTCCTGGAGGGGTAGGATTTGATATAAATTGTGGTGTAAGGTTGGTGAGGACAGATATCAAAGTTGAGCGGATAAACAAAAATATAATAAGAGAGCTGACAGATGAGCTATTCAAAAATATTCCTTCTGGAGTAGGGAGTGAGGCAAAAGTAAAGCTTAATAGATCACAGCTTGATGATGTTTTACAAATGGGGGCAAAATGGGCGGTTGAAAATGGTTATGGATGGGAAGAGGATTTGGAATATTTAGAAGAGAATGGCTGCATGGAAGAAGCAAGCTCTGATGCGGTTTCAGATAAAGCAAAGGAAAGAGGGATGAGTCAGGTTGGTTCCCTTGGAGCAGGAAATCATTTCTTAGAAATTCAAAAAGTTGAAGATATATTTGATGAAAATGCAGCAAAAATTTATGGAATTGAGAAAAATCAAATTGTTGTAATGATTCATACTGGCTCAAGAGGTTGTGGCCATCAGATATGCACTGATTACCTTCATGTGCTCGAACAGGCGGTAAGGAAATATAAAATAGAGTTGCCAGACCGCCAGCTCGCCTGCGCCCCTCTAAAAAGCAGGGAAGGAGAGCAATATTTTAAAGCCATGGCCTGCGCTGCAAATTTTGCATGGGCAAACAGGCAGATGATTGTGCACTGGGTTCGCCAATCTTTTGAAAAAGTATTCAAGGAAGATGCGGGAGATTTAGGGATGAAAATAGTTTATGATGTTTGCCATAATATAGCAAAAATTGAAGAGCATGAAGTGGATGGAAAGAAAATGAGAGTATGTGTTCATAGGAAAGGTGCAACTCGCTCATTTGGGCCAGATAGTCCAGATATACCTACAAAATATCAAAGCATTGGGCAACCAGTTTTGATTCCAGGAGATATGGGAAGCGAGAGCTACTTGCTTAAAGGGACAAAAAAAGCGGAAGAGGCATTTGGCTCAACATGCCATGGAGCGGGCAGGGTTATGTCAAGAGAAGAGGCAAAGAGGAGATGGCGTGGCACTGAAATTGCAAAAATGCTGGAAGAAAAGGGAATATATGCTCATCCCGCAAGCATGGTTGTGATGGCAGAAGAAAGCCCAGACGCATATAAAGATGTAAGCATGGTTGTAAATGCCACCCATGGAGCAGGGCTATCATTAAAAGTTGCAAGAATGGTTCCATTGGGCGTAGTGAAAGGATGA
- a CDS encoding archease, which produces MNVYKIIDHTADIGIEAYGKTLEEAFENTAKGMFSIITNGEKIEGKIEKKIEINREGDDEMLLVDWLSELIYLHDVEKLVFGDFKVKINDKLEAIAYGEKYDRSKHGYGIEIKAVTYHMLEIKRNKKGFVIRVLFDI; this is translated from the coding sequence ATTAATGTGTATAAAATAATTGATCATACCGCAGACATTGGAATAGAGGCATATGGAAAAACTCTTGAAGAAGCATTTGAAAATACCGCAAAGGGAATGTTTTCAATAATAACAAATGGAGAGAAAATTGAGGGAAAAATAGAGAAAAAAATAGAAATAAATCGCGAAGGAGACGATGAAATGCTTCTAGTTGATTGGCTTTCAGAACTCATTTATTTGCATGATGTTGAAAAACTTGTCTTTGGAGATTTCAAGGTAAAGATAAATGATAAATTGGAAGCGATTGCATATGGAGAAAAATATGATAGATCAAAGCATGGTTATGGAATAGAGATAAAAGCGGTAACATATCATATGCTGGAGATAAAAAGAAATAAAAAAGGTTTTGTTATTAGGGTATTGTTTGATATTTAG
- a CDS encoding rhomboid family intramembrane serine protease gives MAVEILFLLIIIIPLIYGFIKRIPISLILILLNIIIFIITIFYRQLVEEFAFTPYYLRDFSRIYTIFTSLFIHGDFYHLISNMIGLFFIGYPFENEIGQKKFFLVYFLCGFFSSIAFSVFSFGNHYLIGASGAIFGLLGAFAALYPMKRIVVPMPFIFVGMPVLLFAIIYASIETLYTFAGITDGIAHSAHIGGFVAGVLFAPFLRKKFVFERSFNIDKLEGLLQNERQRKIFERAKEAKEKEIREAWIKYLLKEIRCPECGGEIEINGGIKCKKCGYRK, from the coding sequence ATGGCAGTTGAAATCCTCTTTTTATTGATAATTATCATTCCATTGATTTATGGTTTTATAAAAAGAATTCCAATATCACTTATTTTAATTCTATTAAATATCATAATTTTCATAATTACGATATTTTACAGACAATTGGTTGAAGAATTTGCCTTCACTCCCTATTACCTCAGAGATTTTTCAAGAATCTATACAATTTTTACCTCACTTTTTATTCATGGCGATTTTTACCATTTGATATCAAATATGATTGGCTTATTCTTTATAGGCTATCCTTTTGAAAATGAAATAGGGCAGAAAAAATTCTTTTTAGTTTATTTTTTATGCGGATTTTTTTCATCAATTGCTTTCTCTGTTTTTAGCTTTGGAAATCACTATTTAATAGGGGCATCTGGTGCCATATTTGGCCTGCTGGGGGCTTTTGCCGCCCTTTATCCGATGAAAAGAATTGTTGTGCCGATGCCATTTATTTTTGTTGGGATGCCCGTTCTGCTTTTCGCTATTATTTATGCATCAATAGAAACGCTCTATACATTTGCTGGGATTACAGATGGAATTGCCCACTCCGCTCATATAGGAGGATTTGTTGCCGGGGTTTTGTTCGCTCCATTTTTAAGGAAAAAATTTGTTTTTGAAAGAAGTTTTAATATAGATAAGCTTGAAGGATTGCTTCAAAATGAGAGGCAGAGAAAAATTTTTGAGAGAGCAAAAGAAGCAAAAGAAAAGGAAATCAGGGAAGCATGGATAAAATATCTCTTAAAGGAAATAAGATGTCCTGAATGCGGTGGAGAAATTGAAATAAATGGAGGTATAAAGTGTAAGAAATGCGGTTACAGAAAATAA
- a CDS encoding DUF92 domain-containing protein has product MIFLKILICLIFGILSFYLRVLDLTGAISAIGIGLTIVLTQGFGWFFLLFIFLVAGAFVTRYGHDFKKRRLLERKSRKASNVIANGIIPAFIALSSFYLKSDLSIPFVASISVALSDTMASEIGVFSDKAYMITNFKKVSPGTNGAISFLGEIACIIGALIISISAYFLVKINIYQVFLCVLLGFLGCHIDSFLGATFQGKGKGAINSSDAILNNSDVNLISISIVALIAFVITIL; this is encoded by the coding sequence ATGATTTTTTTAAAAATCTTAATATGCTTAATATTTGGCATTCTTTCATTTTACTTAAGAGTTCTTGATTTAACAGGAGCAATTTCTGCGATCGGAATAGGTTTAACAATAGTACTTACACAAGGATTTGGCTGGTTTTTTCTCCTTTTCATTTTTCTTGTAGCGGGAGCATTCGTAACTCGCTATGGACATGACTTTAAAAAGAGAAGATTGCTTGAGAGAAAATCTAGAAAAGCTTCAAATGTAATTGCGAATGGAATAATACCCGCATTTATAGCATTATCTTCCTTTTACTTAAAAAGTGATCTTTCAATTCCTTTTGTTGCTTCAATATCAGTTGCCCTTTCAGATACAATGGCTTCAGAAATAGGGGTTTTTTCAGATAAAGCATATATGATAACAAATTTCAAAAAAGTTTCACCTGGAACAAATGGAGCTATCTCTTTTTTAGGAGAAATTGCTTGTATCATTGGGGCTTTAATTATTTCAATTTCCGCTTACTTTCTTGTTAAAATAAATATATATCAGGTTTTTCTATGCGTTTTACTAGGATTTCTTGGATGCCATATTGATTCATTCCTTGGGGCAACATTTCAGGGAAAAGGAAAAGGCGCAATAAATTCATCAGATGCAATATTAAATAACAGCGATGTAAATTTGATATCAATCTCCATTGTTGCCCTTATTGCATTTGTAATAACTATTTTGTAG
- a CDS encoding histidine--tRNA ligase, translating into MIERPRGTRDFNPEEMKKRRLIERKLRDIFERYGYEEVMTPTIEHLELFTLKSGEGIIEETYAFEDKAGRRLALRPELTAPVMRMYVEKYQMEMKPIKFHYFGNCFRYDRPQHGRYREFWQFGCELIGSDTPEAIAELISLAYNSLREVGLRKILLRIGNLDILRRFLDGIGGNFPDVMRLIDKRDFEALKGKIKDFDKFMDFIETKDLNELKFDEAKRMKEIFECLDIYGIPYTLDLSIARGLEYYIGIVFEIDAPALGAEKQICGGGEYNLVPILGGKKISTSGFAIGFDRVLIALEREGFKFEENEKKFYVTYIGNMLKEALKLANKLRKEGFKVEAEIMRRNISKSMEFADKKGIKKVIIVAPDEWKKGAVLIKNLEKSEQEEVRIDEIENYLISS; encoded by the coding sequence ATGATTGAAAGACCCCGTGGCACGAGAGATTTTAACCCTGAAGAAATGAAAAAAAGAAGGCTGATTGAGAGAAAGCTCAGGGATATATTCGAAAGATATGGATATGAAGAGGTAATGACCCCAACAATAGAGCACCTCGAACTTTTCACTTTAAAGTCAGGGGAAGGAATAATAGAGGAAACTTATGCTTTCGAGGACAAGGCGGGCAGGAGGCTTGCGTTGCGCCCCGAGCTGACCGCGCCGGTTATGAGAATGTATGTGGAAAAATACCAGATGGAAATGAAGCCGATCAAGTTTCATTATTTTGGAAATTGCTTTAGATATGATAGGCCACAGCATGGTAGGTATAGAGAATTCTGGCAGTTTGGTTGCGAGCTAATAGGAAGTGACACACCTGAGGCAATTGCGGAGCTTATATCCCTTGCATATAATTCTTTAAGGGAAGTGGGCCTGAGGAAAATTTTATTGAGGATAGGGAATCTTGATATTTTGAGAAGATTTCTAGATGGGATAGGAGGGAATTTTCCAGATGTAATGAGGCTTATAGATAAAAGAGATTTTGAGGCGTTGAAGGGAAAAATAAAGGATTTTGATAAATTCATGGATTTTATAGAAACAAAAGATTTGAATGAATTGAAGTTTGATGAAGCAAAAAGAATGAAGGAAATATTTGAATGCTTGGATATATATGGCATTCCTTATACTTTAGATTTGTCAATAGCAAGAGGGCTGGAATACTATATAGGGATTGTTTTTGAAATTGACGCCCCAGCACTCGGCGCAGAAAAGCAGATATGTGGAGGAGGAGAATATAATTTAGTTCCAATTCTTGGTGGTAAGAAGATTTCAACAAGTGGTTTTGCTATTGGTTTTGATAGAGTTTTGATCGCTCTTGAAAGAGAAGGTTTTAAATTTGAGGAAAATGAGAAAAAATTTTATGTAACATATATAGGAAATATGCTTAAAGAAGCTTTAAAGCTTGCAAATAAATTAAGGAAGGAAGGATTTAAGGTAGAGGCGGAAATAATGAGAAGAAATATTTCAAAATCTATGGAATTTGCGGATAAAAAGGGAATAAAAAAGGTAATTATTGTTGCTCCAGATGAATGGAAAAAAGGGGCGGTTTTGATTAAAAACCTTGAAAAAAGTGAGCAGGAAGAAGTAAGAATTGATGAAATTGAAAATTATCTTATTTCCTCTTAA
- a CDS encoding PKD domain-containing protein encodes MKKKAIIIALLLFMPTMISAKDEISVKYSFKEPLIKKLNSYDEVYLEKSSIYGNAGEPGLPSYPSYILLPQGKSVKKIRANVGEKISLGKGYNLMPIEKPIPFSSLPAGLPSKNFNFSVYPGKIFTEIGIYSFRGYNILVLALHPVQYVPSSGEIFYYKEIEIEIELSKGKVSPLFRGIGKDRKEVIKKVDNPEIANTYKLKNLDQSYELLIITNKKLKGIFNELKDYKESRGIKTIVEEIENIGNDSDRLRDYIREVYLNYGIDYVLLGGDIDIIPAKMLWVYGLDEEVDPYETFMPSDLYYACLDGTFNYDNDDKWGEPTDGENGKDVDLIAEVYVGRACVDSLQEAKNFVKKTIEYDKAGISDPYLNEICLAGEYLGDYGIASYGGNYLDQLIGECKDDGYSTHGFPSNYNITKLYDSEDYYWNREDIINVINKGPHMIHHLGHSSVEYNMRLMPQDVEGLENEKYCFIYSQGCYAGAFDYSDCMAEYFTKSKNGAFACIMNARYGFFWSYRTDGDSQRYHREFVDAIFGEKIFSIGKANQDSKEDNLYLIKRSMMRWCYYQLNLFGDPSLIFHINSPPEKPAKPAGSPKGRVGHEYSFSTYAIDAEGDEIYYKWDWGDGNISDWMGPFKANESINATHSWGKRGVYNVRVLAKDEYGGISEWSEQASIAIPCNKTIFSRILEAIFKLMDFRMK; translated from the coding sequence ATGAAGAAAAAAGCAATAATAATAGCCCTTCTGCTTTTCATGCCAACTATGATTTCAGCAAAAGATGAAATTTCTGTAAAATATTCTTTTAAAGAGCCTTTGATAAAAAAATTAAATTCATATGATGAGGTTTATTTAGAAAAATCATCAATTTATGGAAATGCAGGGGAGCCGGGTTTGCCCTCTTATCCTTCCTATATTCTCCTTCCTCAGGGCAAAAGCGTTAAAAAAATAAGGGCAAATGTGGGAGAAAAAATTTCTCTTGGAAAAGGTTATAATTTGATGCCGATTGAAAAGCCAATTCCATTTTCTTCATTGCCCGCGGGTTTGCCATCAAAAAATTTCAATTTTTCAGTATATCCAGGAAAAATTTTCACTGAGATAGGAATATATTCTTTCAGAGGATATAACATTCTTGTGCTTGCCCTTCATCCAGTGCAATATGTTCCTTCTTCTGGAGAAATTTTCTATTATAAGGAGATAGAAATTGAAATTGAGCTTTCTAAAGGAAAAGTCAGCCCTCTTTTCAGGGGAATTGGAAAAGATAGGAAAGAAGTTATAAAGAAAGTTGATAATCCTGAAATAGCCAATACATATAAATTAAAAAATTTAGATCAATCCTATGAGCTTTTAATCATTACAAACAAAAAACTCAAAGGCATTTTTAATGAACTTAAAGATTATAAGGAAAGCAGGGGAATAAAAACAATTGTTGAAGAGATAGAAAATATTGGCAATGATTCGGATAGATTGAGAGATTACATAAGAGAAGTTTATCTTAACTATGGGATTGATTATGTTTTACTAGGGGGAGATATAGATATTATTCCAGCGAAGATGTTATGGGTTTATGGGCTGGATGAAGAGGTTGACCCATATGAAACTTTTATGCCATCTGATTTATATTATGCCTGCCTTGATGGAACATTCAATTATGATAATGATGATAAATGGGGTGAGCCCACAGATGGAGAAAATGGAAAGGATGTTGATTTAATTGCTGAGGTATATGTTGGAAGAGCATGTGTAGATAGCTTGCAGGAAGCAAAAAATTTTGTTAAAAAAACAATAGAATATGATAAAGCAGGAATTAGTGATCCATACTTAAATGAAATATGCCTCGCTGGCGAGTATCTTGGAGATTATGGAATAGCAAGTTATGGAGGAAATTATTTGGATCAACTAATAGGAGAGTGTAAAGATGATGGTTACTCAACCCATGGATTTCCATCCAATTATAACATCACAAAATTGTATGATAGCGAAGATTATTATTGGAATAGAGAAGATATAATAAATGTTATAAATAAGGGACCACATATGATACATCATCTGGGTCATTCAAGTGTTGAATACAATATGCGCCTCATGCCTCAAGATGTTGAGGGGCTAGAAAATGAAAAATATTGTTTCATTTACTCTCAGGGTTGCTATGCGGGAGCATTTGATTACAGTGACTGCATGGCGGAATATTTCACAAAAAGTAAAAATGGGGCATTTGCATGCATAATGAATGCAAGATATGGATTTTTCTGGTCATATCGGACAGATGGAGATTCGCAGAGATACCATCGCGAGTTTGTTGACGCAATTTTCGGAGAAAAGATATTCAGCATAGGGAAAGCCAATCAAGATTCAAAAGAAGATAATCTATACCTGATAAAAAGGTCGATGATGAGATGGTGCTATTATCAGCTTAATCTTTTCGGAGACCCTTCCCTTATTTTCCATATAAATAGCCCGCCTGAAAAGCCCGCAAAACCAGCTGGCTCACCAAAAGGAAGAGTTGGCCATGAATATTCCTTCTCAACATATGCAATTGATGCGGAAGGAGATGAAATATACTATAAATGGGATTGGGGAGATGGAAATATAAGCGATTGGATGGGGCCATTTAAAGCGAATGAAAGCATAAATGCAACTCATTCATGGGGGAAAAGAGGGGTTTATAATGTAAGAGTTTTAGCAAAAGATGAATATGGAGGAATAAGTGAATGGAGCGAGCAAGCGAGCATTGCAATACCATGTAATAAAACAATATTTTCAAGGATATTAGAAGCAATTTTTAAGTTAATGGATTTTAGAATGAAGTAA